In the Aliarcobacter cryaerophilus genome, one interval contains:
- a CDS encoding DUF6394 family protein has translation MDWGKVTYIFLTLMSLTTTAGFLYEPNIIALFIAGGVNVISTILKIGVKNLLAAELLACSLVADLHLIPAFLVFVFTGNMKLVIALAIGAVIANIVSMILSMVESAKNKEKEDY, from the coding sequence ATGGACTGGGGTAAGGTAACCTATATTTTCTTAACATTAATGTCTTTAACAACAACGGCTGGTTTTTTGTATGAACCAAATATAATAGCTCTTTTTATAGCAGGTGGAGTTAATGTAATATCTACAATTTTAAAAATTGGTGTAAAAAATCTTCTTGCAGCTGAGCTTTTGGCTTGTTCATTAGTTGCTGATTTACACTTGATTCCTGCATTTTTGGTATTTGTTTTTACAGGAAATATGAAATTAGTTATTGCTCTTGCAATTGGTGCTGTAATTGCAAATATTGTATCAATGATACTTTCTATGGTAGAGAGTGCAAAAAATAAAGAAAAGGAAGATTATTAA
- the leuS gene encoding leucine--tRNA ligase, translating into MEYLAKDIEKKWQKFWIDNKSFEPSDDFSKPKKYILSMFPYPSGRIHMGHVRNYCLGDAFARHFRKNDFNVLHPIGWDSFGMPAENAAIKNKLHPKKWTYENIDYMRNELRSLGLSFSENQEFATSDELYTKYEQEFIIKMYEAGVLYRKSATVNWCNDCQTVLANEQVVEGCCWRCDNEIVQKEMPGYYVAITKYAQTLLDDLKTLENSWPSQVLTMQENWIGRSEGLEFKFDVTKETRAKLDKMFANFSVFTTRPDTIYGVSYTALSPEHPIVKYILEKELLPKNKLNAIKNMQKVPQKDRAIQEKEGIDLEIEAIHPLTGQKVPVWVANFVLISYGEGAVMAVPAHDQRDFEFAKKYDLPIKQVIVGDDGLIEKQTAAYTGDGVLINSESFTGLKNSDAKNAIMYHFEQNSNGSKKVNFKLRDWGVSRQRYWGAPIPFVHCKSCGLVPEKLENLPVALPDDVEITGEGNPLDLHPTWKHCSCPKCGQNAIRETDTLDTFVQSSWYFLRYATNHKKWQTEGISKEDSDYWMDVDQYIGGIEHAILHLLYARFFTKVLKDLGYTNSNEPFKRLLTQGMVLKDGAKMSKSKGNVVDPDILIEKYGADTARMFILFAAPPTKELEWNDSAVEGAYKFIKRFYERAINITSDGLKEFKNISQDSLSKDEKEARKKVYEALNKSNEVLTKTYAFNTLIASCMEAMNYLSSQKNEAIWAEAYYILTNILEPIIPHACWDISNKYFELENFKKPLEVKNEVFEKDSIFLAVTVNGKKRCEIEVPLNSSNEEVLLIAKESAKKWLENSTIIKEIVVPNKLVNIVIKA; encoded by the coding sequence ATGGAGTATTTGGCGAAGGATATTGAAAAAAAGTGGCAAAAATTTTGGATTGATAATAAATCTTTTGAGCCAAGTGATGATTTTTCAAAACCAAAAAAATATATATTAAGTATGTTTCCATACCCTAGTGGAAGAATTCACATGGGACATGTTAGAAATTACTGTTTAGGTGATGCTTTTGCCAGACATTTTAGAAAAAATGATTTTAATGTACTTCATCCAATTGGTTGGGATAGTTTTGGAATGCCAGCTGAAAATGCTGCTATTAAAAACAAACTTCATCCAAAAAAATGGACTTATGAAAATATAGATTATATGAGAAATGAGCTAAGAAGTTTAGGTCTATCTTTTAGTGAAAATCAAGAGTTTGCAACTAGTGATGAGCTTTATACAAAATATGAGCAAGAGTTTATAATTAAAATGTATGAAGCTGGAGTTTTATATAGAAAAAGTGCAACTGTAAATTGGTGTAATGATTGTCAAACAGTTTTAGCAAATGAGCAAGTTGTTGAGGGGTGTTGCTGGAGATGTGACAATGAAATTGTTCAAAAAGAGATGCCAGGATACTATGTAGCAATTACAAAATATGCACAAACTTTGCTTGATGATTTAAAAACACTTGAAAATTCATGGCCTTCACAAGTTTTAACAATGCAAGAGAATTGGATTGGAAGAAGTGAAGGATTAGAGTTTAAATTTGATGTAACAAAAGAGACAAGAGCAAAACTTGATAAAATGTTTGCAAATTTTAGTGTATTTACTACTAGACCTGATACTATTTATGGAGTTTCATATACAGCACTTTCTCCAGAGCATCCAATTGTAAAATACATATTAGAAAAAGAGTTGTTGCCAAAAAATAAATTAAATGCTATTAAAAATATGCAAAAAGTACCTCAAAAAGATAGAGCAATACAAGAAAAAGAGGGAATTGATTTAGAAATTGAAGCAATTCATCCATTAACTGGACAAAAAGTACCAGTTTGGGTTGCAAATTTTGTATTAATCTCTTATGGTGAAGGTGCTGTTATGGCAGTTCCTGCGCATGACCAAAGAGATTTTGAATTTGCTAAAAAGTATGATTTACCAATAAAACAAGTTATTGTTGGAGATGATGGACTAATAGAAAAACAAACAGCTGCTTATACAGGAGATGGAGTTTTAATAAATAGTGAAAGTTTTACTGGCTTAAAAAATAGTGATGCAAAAAATGCAATAATGTATCACTTTGAACAAAACTCAAATGGAAGTAAAAAAGTAAATTTTAAACTTAGAGATTGGGGAGTTTCAAGACAGAGATATTGGGGTGCTCCTATTCCATTTGTTCATTGTAAAAGTTGTGGCTTGGTTCCTGAAAAATTAGAAAATCTTCCTGTAGCTCTTCCAGATGATGTAGAAATTACAGGAGAGGGAAATCCTCTTGATCTTCATCCTACTTGGAAACACTGCTCTTGCCCAAAATGTGGTCAAAATGCTATAAGAGAAACAGATACATTAGATACTTTTGTGCAATCATCTTGGTACTTTTTAAGATATGCAACAAATCATAAGAAATGGCAAACAGAAGGAATTTCAAAAGAAGATAGTGATTATTGGATGGATGTTGACCAATATATTGGTGGAATAGAACATGCTATTTTACACCTTTTATATGCAAGATTTTTCACAAAAGTTTTAAAAGATTTAGGGTATACAAATTCCAATGAACCATTTAAAAGACTTTTAACACAAGGTATGGTTTTAAAAGATGGTGCAAAAATGAGTAAAAGTAAAGGAAATGTTGTAGATCCTGATATTTTAATTGAAAAATATGGAGCAGATACAGCAAGAATGTTTATACTTTTTGCAGCACCACCAACAAAAGAGTTAGAGTGGAATGATAGTGCAGTTGAAGGTGCATATAAATTTATAAAAAGATTTTATGAAAGAGCTATTAATATAACTTCAGATGGTTTAAAAGAGTTTAAAAACATATCTCAAGATAGTTTAAGTAAAGATGAAAAAGAGGCTAGAAAAAAAGTTTATGAAGCCTTAAATAAGTCAAATGAAGTTTTAACAAAAACATATGCTTTTAATACTTTAATTGCTTCTTGTATGGAGGCTATGAACTATTTATCATCACAAAAAAATGAAGCTATTTGGGCAGAAGCTTACTATATTTTAACAAATATTTTAGAGCCAATTATCCCTCATGCATGTTGGGATATCTCAAATAAATATTTTGAGCTTGAAAACTTTAAAAAACCTTTAGAGGTTAAAAATGAGGTTTTTGAAAAAGATAGTATATTTTTAGCTGTTACAGTAAATGGTAAAAAAAGATGCGAAATAGAAGTACCTCTAAATAGTTCAAATGAAGAGGTTTTATTAATAGCAAAAGAGAGTGCTAAAAAATGGTTAGAAAACTCTACAATTATAAAAGAGATTGTTGTGCCAAATAAACTTGTAAATATTGTAATTAAGGCATAA
- the lptE gene encoding LPS assembly lipoprotein LptE, producing the protein MRFLKPISLLLVSILFLASCGYRPSAYYAKQELGKDLFVRLDVTPSDPKNSVLVKDAVTKILIQRVGSNMVNSEAQADIIMDLKIASVGFSTLQYDKDGYNKLYKANVVIAVKYFDKSTSKIKSFTVDGEYDFAVDIGSSINDTQRFEAISKASDMAVTDILSRVAVSSFK; encoded by the coding sequence ATGAGATTTCTAAAACCAATTTCTTTACTTTTAGTATCTATATTATTTTTGGCATCTTGTGGATATAGACCATCTGCATACTATGCAAAACAAGAGTTAGGTAAAGATTTATTTGTAAGATTGGATGTAACACCATCTGATCCTAAAAACTCTGTTTTAGTAAAAGATGCGGTAACTAAGATATTAATTCAAAGAGTTGGTTCTAATATGGTAAATAGTGAAGCACAAGCTGATATTATAATGGATTTAAAAATCGCAAGTGTTGGCTTCTCAACTTTACAATATGATAAAGATGGTTATAATAAATTGTATAAAGCAAATGTAGTAATAGCTGTTAAATATTTTGATAAATCTACATCAAAAATAAAGAGTTTTACAGTTGATGGTGAGTATGATTTTGCTGTTGATATTGGAAGTAGTATAAACGATACACAAAGGTTTGAAGCTATTTCAAAAGCTAGTGATATGGCAGTTACTGATATTCTTTCAAGAGTTGCTGTTAGTTCTTTTAAATAA
- a CDS encoding Mur ligase family protein, producing MSLKTKSLSGFLDHKTMYYDKIDFSFVNRAFSILEKEIKIPFVIHIVGTNGKGSTGRFLSHYLYKTGFKTLHYSSPHIKKFNERIWINGADVSDNLLQNAHEFLTRIYDEELLLKLTYFEYTTLLALYLSKDCEYLVLEAGLGGEFDATNVVKNDLSLITTIGLDHISFLGNSIEKIARTKMRATNKKMIIGYQEFQEVFEVAQKVKEELKEEFNTDIEILKVENFEIDYDFVFASYLKRNLALSIRCLQELPDFKNKPINLEIFNTTPLFGRCQKIGKNLYIDVGHNSLAAKVIKEEFKDKKITLIYNSYEDKDYFEVLKVLKPIIKEIFILPLDDKRIVKKDILKKCIKELELIEIEKFAMDLENDYLVFGSFLVVENFLGLIGYENS from the coding sequence ATGAGCTTAAAAACAAAATCATTAAGTGGTTTTTTAGATCATAAAACCATGTATTATGACAAAATAGATTTTAGCTTTGTAAACAGAGCTTTTTCTATTTTAGAAAAAGAGATAAAAATTCCTTTTGTTATTCATATTGTTGGAACAAATGGAAAAGGAAGCACTGGAAGATTTTTATCTCACTATTTATATAAAACTGGCTTTAAAACTCTTCATTATAGCTCCCCTCATATCAAAAAATTTAATGAGAGAATTTGGATAAATGGAGCTGATGTGAGTGATAATTTATTACAAAATGCACATGAATTTTTGACTAGAATTTATGATGAAGAGTTACTTTTAAAACTAACATATTTTGAATATACAACTCTTTTAGCTCTTTATTTAAGTAAAGATTGTGAGTATTTAGTTCTTGAAGCAGGATTAGGTGGAGAGTTTGATGCTACAAATGTGGTGAAAAATGACCTAAGTTTAATCACAACTATAGGGCTTGACCACATATCTTTTTTGGGAAATAGCATAGAAAAAATTGCAAGAACAAAAATGAGAGCAACAAACAAAAAAATGATAATAGGTTACCAAGAGTTTCAAGAGGTTTTTGAAGTTGCACAAAAAGTAAAAGAAGAGTTAAAAGAAGAGTTTAATACAGATATTGAAATCTTAAAAGTTGAAAATTTTGAAATAGATTATGATTTTGTTTTTGCTTCATATTTAAAAAGAAATTTAGCACTTAGTATTAGATGTTTACAAGAGTTACCAGATTTTAAAAATAAGCCTATAAATCTTGAAATTTTCAATACAACTCCTCTATTTGGAAGATGTCAAAAAATAGGAAAAAATCTTTATATAGATGTTGGACATAACTCTTTGGCAGCAAAAGTTATAAAAGAGGAGTTTAAAGATAAAAAAATAACTCTGATTTATAACTCTTATGAAGATAAAGATTATTTTGAAGTTTTAAAAGTTTTAAAACCAATCATAAAAGAGATTTTTATATTGCCTTTAGATGATAAACGAATTGTTAAAAAAGATATTTTGAAAAAGTGTATAAAAGAGTTAGAACTTATTGAGATTGAAAAATTTGCAATGGATTTAGAAAATGATTATTTGGTTTTTGGCTCTTTTTTAGTTGTTGAAAATTTTTTGGGACTAATAGGTTATGAAAACAGTTGA
- a CDS encoding DEAD/DEAH box helicase, which yields MKTVELELEELYFQKQKLEEKIEELENFLKNQKSKDKKEFSKDEKIELFRELFISRTDIYAKKWKSKDGTKEGFSPVSKTFMGDDFLPLTNKDLEEHLRGNIFLASYLIDKKQECKYVVLELNSEDVFKLQRALLELNISASYSLSSYNSIFAWIFFKEKISSNISFSFLYFLQKKANISVKLYPNSEFSTQEKLGSYIELPLQLFYRNKNRTVFLDINTKKVFHDQWNYLANIKKASKEQIYSFAQVLKPQNIEKDLKTVDFPQNSIDIVLNSGINFPIQSLSKSFISKLKSFASFENPQIKLLLSLRKPLYNTPKYLKGYEESSQFLKLPRGLKEKLFEYLNYNLVKYKIVDNRVFEKIETKRILFTLRAEQEDAIKEILKYDSSICVAPPGFGKTLIGAKIFEQRAVKTLIIVNKNMLLDQWISRFVDYFGYKKSDIGFLGKSQNRLNGNIDIATMQSLNNIPELVENYTQVIVDECHHIPALTFEQIVKNFKGRYILGLSATPNRKDELDPILYQQLGNISYEYKKPKTHTNRLLVIKTEFASSADNYAAIINELVSNEDRNRQIVKTIKENIDRKILLLSDRIEHLNLLENILKEEKIDFVSVHGSQNKKEQVENMQKVKTSSLILATSSFFGEGIDFPHLNTIIFATPISFYGRLIQYLGRIGRGNQECLAIDFLDSKNAMLNSTYKKRLEGYKAMHYK from the coding sequence ATGAAAACAGTTGAGCTTGAGTTAGAAGAGTTATACTTTCAAAAACAAAAGCTTGAAGAAAAAATTGAAGAGTTAGAAAACTTTTTAAAAAACCAAAAATCAAAAGATAAAAAAGAGTTTTCAAAAGATGAGAAAATAGAGCTTTTTAGAGAACTTTTTATATCTAGAACTGATATTTATGCTAAAAAATGGAAGAGTAAAGATGGAACTAAAGAGGGCTTTTCTCCTGTTAGTAAAACATTTATGGGTGATGATTTTTTACCTCTTACAAATAAAGATTTAGAAGAACATTTAAGAGGAAATATCTTTTTAGCTTCATATTTAATAGATAAAAAACAAGAGTGTAAATATGTTGTTTTAGAGTTAAACAGTGAAGATGTTTTTAAACTTCAAAGAGCTTTGTTAGAGTTAAATATTTCTGCTTCTTATAGTCTTAGTTCATATAATAGTATTTTTGCTTGGATATTTTTTAAAGAAAAAATTTCATCAAATATATCTTTTTCATTTTTATATTTTTTACAAAAAAAAGCAAACATTAGTGTAAAACTTTACCCAAATAGTGAGTTTTCAACACAAGAAAAATTAGGCTCTTATATAGAACTTCCTTTACAACTTTTTTATAGAAACAAAAATCGTACAGTTTTTTTGGATATTAATACAAAAAAAGTTTTTCATGACCAATGGAATTATTTAGCAAATATAAAAAAAGCTTCAAAAGAGCAAATCTATAGTTTTGCACAAGTTTTAAAGCCACAAAATATAGAAAAAGATTTAAAAACTGTAGATTTTCCACAAAATAGTATAGATATAGTTTTAAATAGTGGAATTAATTTTCCAATACAAAGCTTATCAAAAAGTTTTATAAGTAAACTAAAATCATTTGCTAGTTTTGAAAATCCACAAATAAAGCTCTTGCTTAGCCTTAGAAAACCACTATATAACACTCCAAAATATCTAAAAGGTTATGAAGAGAGTAGCCAATTTTTGAAACTTCCTAGAGGTTTAAAAGAGAAGCTTTTTGAGTACTTAAACTATAACTTGGTTAAATATAAAATAGTAGATAATAGAGTTTTTGAAAAAATTGAGACAAAGAGAATTTTATTTACTCTAAGAGCTGAGCAAGAAGATGCTATAAAAGAGATTTTAAAGTATGATAGCTCTATTTGTGTAGCACCTCCAGGGTTTGGAAAAACTCTAATAGGTGCAAAAATATTTGAGCAAAGAGCTGTAAAAACTCTTATTATTGTAAATAAAAATATGTTACTTGACCAATGGATTAGTCGTTTTGTAGACTATTTTGGATATAAAAAAAGTGATATTGGATTTTTAGGAAAAAGTCAAAATAGACTTAATGGAAATATAGATATAGCCACAATGCAGAGTTTAAATAATATTCCAGAATTAGTAGAAAATTACACACAAGTAATAGTTGATGAGTGTCACCATATTCCAGCACTTACATTTGAACAGATTGTAAAAAATTTTAAAGGAAGGTATATTTTAGGGCTTAGTGCAACACCAAATAGAAAAGATGAATTAGACCCAATACTATATCAGCAATTAGGAAACATATCGTATGAGTACAAAAAGCCAAAAACTCATACAAATAGACTTCTTGTAATAAAAACAGAGTTTGCAAGTAGTGCTGATAATTATGCAGCAATTATAAATGAACTAGTTTCAAATGAAGATAGAAATAGACAAATAGTTAAAACAATAAAAGAGAATATAGATAGAAAAATATTACTTTTAAGCGATAGAATAGAACACTTGAACCTTTTAGAAAATATTTTAAAAGAAGAAAAAATAGATTTTGTAAGTGTTCATGGAAGCCAAAATAAAAAAGAACAAGTAGAGAATATGCAAAAAGTTAAAACTAGTTCACTTATACTTGCAACAAGCTCATTTTTTGGAGAAGGTATAGATTTTCCTCATTTAAATACAATTATTTTTGCAACTCCAATATCTTTTTACGGAAGATTAATTCAATATTTAGGGCGAATAGGACGTGGAAATCAAGAGTGTTTAGCTATAGATTTTCTTGATAGTAAAAATGCTATGCTAAACTCAACTTACAAAAAAAGGCTTGAAGGTTATAAAGCTATGCATTATAAATAA
- a CDS encoding rhodanese-like domain-containing protein, with the protein MKLVKVFIASSFLVGSLFASDFITYDKFSQKLKEDAKKSGMMATTQEVKDALNAKDWAVVDVRTMEEWAGASIKGSFRVGREAPEKALENIVLDDDEKFVKDKLIVVCNTASRAAIEAQAFKQMGFKTVKIYEINKWIDECNPVITKYSAGEHKDGTKTKFGNYYAEHCKK; encoded by the coding sequence ATGAAATTAGTAAAAGTTTTTATAGCGAGTTCATTTTTAGTTGGTTCATTATTTGCTTCAGATTTTATAACTTATGATAAGTTTAGTCAAAAATTAAAAGAAGATGCAAAAAAGTCAGGAATGATGGCAACAACTCAAGAAGTAAAAGATGCATTAAATGCTAAAGATTGGGCTGTTGTTGATGTAAGAACTATGGAAGAGTGGGCAGGAGCTTCTATAAAAGGAAGCTTTAGAGTAGGAAGAGAAGCTCCTGAAAAAGCTTTAGAGAATATTGTTTTGGATGATGATGAAAAGTTTGTAAAAGATAAATTAATTGTAGTTTGTAACACTGCCTCAAGAGCTGCTATTGAAGCACAAGCTTTTAAACAAATGGGATTTAAAACTGTAAAAATTTATGAGATAAATAAGTGGATTGATGAGTGTAATCCTGTGATTACAAAATATAGTGCTGGTGAACACAAAGATGGAACTAAAACAAAATTTGGTAACTATTATGCAGAACATTGCAAAAAATAG
- the mfd gene encoding transcription-repair coupling factor yields the protein MKNIYEFLKNLKDEKSLKKCQLLIVNDDSQAQIASNIVSFLGFKPFVLADFRANFKDDLLSFSDELQDITKSLQDFYSYKKEDKILISPIRTISFPMPKKECFAELKISFADNLDLSEFKDKLYSWGYYFVDIVTSSGEVSLRGDIFDIAPLGSDFGYRVSLFDNEVESIRKFDIEDQKSQKEELDSFTITPAFLALSQDNFEELSSKIELSSSDAFVKDIHSLGFWYLDDLAHYLPQNMDSFITQEALNELDEAYIFEEKRLNKDKFLTIPQIYSSKEYKEISPSNIKEFISFHKDKKITIITTSEARVKALDLPLDDKAIKYHFSDEIINLLGSNELIISLNKEIKKKRKKRVKLVVDELVLNDFVVHEKHGIGIYKGIEPVTIMGAKRDFVVINYQGEDRLLIPVENIDTIDRYVADGESYAIVDKLGRGSFAKLKEKVKDRLFEIANDIIRLAAARELVNGIKIDIDDYLIKDFQLSAGFKYTKDQTRSINEILADLSSGKVMDRLLSGDVGFGKTEVAMNALLAVINSGYQTVFVCPTTLLATQHYHSISKRFKEFGIEVYKLDGKTSTKEKNSIKNGLEDGSIKLVIGTHSLLDVKTSNLALVIIDEEHKFGVKQKEKLKALREDVHIFSMSATPIPRTLNLALSKLKGMSSLLTPPSERLGVRTFVKEYSDALIKEVILREKRRGGQLFYVHNNIASIEAKKKDLLQIVPNIKIEIIHSQIKADATEKIIEAFENKEFDILLATSIVESGIHLPNANSIIIDGADRFGIADLHQLRGRVGRSNKEGFCYYVVEDKSKITPEAIKRLVALESNSYLGSGTALAHQDLEIRGGGNIIGAEQSGHIKQIGYGLYLKMLEDTLAVLSGEAKTSEQNIDIKLAISAYISEDYISEDRIRLELYRRLSKAVSKETLYEIEEEMEDRFGKLDIPTKQFLELILIKILAIAKGINQISSYEMNITFIKSDGVKETIKSRSKDDDDIISATLEYLRK from the coding sequence GTGAAAAATATATATGAATTTTTAAAAAATCTAAAAGATGAAAAAAGTTTAAAAAAGTGTCAGCTTCTAATAGTAAATGATGATTCACAAGCTCAAATAGCTTCAAATATAGTCTCTTTTTTAGGTTTCAAACCATTTGTTTTGGCTGATTTTAGAGCAAATTTTAAAGATGATTTACTCTCTTTTAGCGATGAGTTACAAGATATTACAAAATCTTTACAAGATTTCTACTCATATAAAAAAGAGGATAAAATACTTATTTCTCCTATTAGAACAATATCTTTTCCAATGCCAAAAAAAGAGTGTTTTGCTGAGTTAAAAATTAGTTTTGCCGATAATCTTGATTTATCAGAGTTTAAAGACAAACTTTATAGCTGGGGATACTATTTTGTAGATATTGTTACAAGCTCTGGAGAAGTCTCTTTAAGAGGAGATATTTTTGATATTGCACCACTTGGAAGTGATTTTGGATATAGAGTAAGTTTGTTTGACAATGAAGTAGAAAGTATTAGAAAATTTGATATAGAAGATCAAAAATCACAAAAAGAGGAGCTTGATAGTTTTACAATAACTCCTGCTTTTTTGGCTTTAAGTCAAGATAATTTTGAAGAGTTAAGCTCTAAAATAGAACTCTCTTCAAGTGATGCTTTTGTAAAAGATATTCACTCTTTGGGATTTTGGTATTTAGATGATTTAGCACACTATTTACCACAAAATATGGATTCATTTATTACACAAGAAGCTCTAAATGAACTAGATGAAGCATATATTTTTGAAGAAAAAAGGCTAAATAAAGATAAGTTTTTAACTATTCCTCAAATATATTCAAGTAAAGAGTATAAAGAGATAAGCCCATCAAATATAAAAGAGTTTATCTCTTTTCATAAAGATAAAAAAATTACGATTATAACTACAAGTGAAGCAAGAGTAAAAGCTCTTGATTTACCACTTGATGATAAAGCAATAAAATATCATTTTAGTGATGAGATAATAAATCTTTTGGGTAGCAATGAATTAATTATCTCTTTAAATAAAGAGATAAAGAAAAAGAGAAAAAAAAGAGTAAAACTTGTTGTTGATGAGTTGGTTCTTAATGATTTTGTAGTTCATGAAAAACATGGAATTGGAATTTACAAAGGAATTGAACCAGTTACTATAATGGGTGCTAAAAGAGATTTTGTAGTAATAAATTATCAAGGTGAAGATAGACTTTTAATTCCTGTTGAAAATATTGATACTATTGATAGATATGTTGCAGATGGTGAAAGTTATGCAATAGTTGATAAACTTGGTCGTGGAAGTTTTGCAAAATTAAAAGAGAAGGTAAAAGATAGACTTTTTGAAATAGCAAATGACATTATAAGACTTGCAGCAGCACGTGAGCTTGTAAATGGTATTAAAATAGATATAGATGATTATTTAATAAAAGATTTTCAATTATCTGCTGGATTTAAATATACAAAGGATCAAACTAGAAGTATAAATGAGATTTTAGCTGATTTAAGTAGTGGAAAAGTTATGGATAGGCTTTTAAGTGGTGATGTTGGTTTTGGGAAAACTGAGGTTGCTATGAATGCCTTACTTGCTGTTATAAATAGTGGATATCAAACAGTTTTTGTATGTCCAACTACACTTTTGGCAACTCAACACTATCACTCAATTTCAAAAAGATTTAAAGAGTTTGGAATAGAAGTTTATAAGCTAGATGGTAAAACTAGTACAAAAGAGAAGAACAGTATAAAAAATGGTTTAGAGGATGGCTCTATAAAACTGGTAATTGGAACGCACTCTTTGCTTGATGTAAAAACTTCTAATCTTGCACTTGTGATAATTGATGAAGAGCATAAATTTGGTGTAAAACAAAAAGAGAAACTAAAAGCTTTAAGAGAAGATGTACATATTTTTTCTATGAGCGCAACACCAATTCCAAGAACTTTAAATCTAGCCTTATCAAAACTAAAAGGAATGAGTAGCTTGCTTACACCTCCAAGTGAGAGATTGGGTGTGAGAACTTTTGTAAAAGAGTATAGTGATGCTTTAATCAAAGAAGTTATATTAAGAGAAAAAAGAAGAGGTGGACAACTTTTTTATGTTCACAATAACATAGCCTCTATTGAAGCTAAGAAAAAAGATTTACTCCAAATTGTCCCAAATATAAAAATAGAGATTATTCACTCTCAAATAAAAGCAGATGCAACAGAAAAAATAATAGAAGCTTTTGAAAACAAAGAGTTTGATATTTTACTTGCAACCTCTATTGTAGAAAGTGGAATTCACCTACCAAATGCAAACTCAATAATAATTGATGGGGCAGATAGATTTGGAATTGCTGATTTGCATCAACTAAGAGGAAGAGTTGGGCGAAGTAACAAAGAGGGATTTTGTTACTATGTAGTTGAAGATAAGAGCAAAATAACACCTGAAGCTATAAAAAGATTAGTTGCTTTGGAATCTAACTCATATTTAGGAAGTGGAACAGCACTTGCTCATCAAGATTTGGAAATAAGAGGTGGTGGAAATATTATTGGTGCTGAGCAAAGTGGACATATAAAACAGATTGGTTATGGTCTGTATCTTAAAATGCTTGAAGATACTTTGGCAGTTTTAAGTGGAGAAGCAAAAACCTCTGAACAAAATATTGATATAAAATTAGCAATTTCTGCATATATTAGTGAAGATTATATAAGTGAAGATAGAATAAGACTTGAACTTTATAGAAGGTTAAGTAAAGCTGTGAGTAAAGAGACTTTATATGAGATTGAAGAAGAGATGGAAGATAGATTTGGAAAACTAGATATTCCAACAAAACAGTTTTTAGAGTTAATTTTAATAAAAATTTTAGCTATTGCTAAAGGAATAAATCAAATAAGCTCTTATGAGATGAATATAACTTTTATAAAATCTGATGGAGTAAAAGAGACAATAAAATCAAGAAGCAAAGATGATGACGATATTATAAGTGCGACTTTGGAGTATTTAAGAAAGTAA